From the genome of Cryptococcus neoformans var. neoformans B-3501A chromosome 1, whole genome shotgun sequence, one region includes:
- a CDS encoding hypothetical protein (Similar to gi|6755364|ref|NP_035424.1| RNA polymerase II transcriptional coactivator [Mus musculus], FASTA scores: opt: 249, E(): 8.6e-10, (38.889% identity (73.148% similar) in 108 aa overlap (5-112:26-127)); HMMPfam hit to PC4, Transcriptional Coactivator p15 (PC4), score: 106.5, E(): 6.6e-29), whose amino-acid sequence MPPSKRSKRAVSDEASDEIADGRNQSREEKPAIISEPKAKNDDGEEFFKLSEYRRLTVRTFKGKTLVDIREMYKDKSSGALKPGSKGISLTAEQWEILRNNIQNVDEMVKKVQK is encoded by the exons ATGCCCCCTTCAAAACGTTCAAAGCGCGCGGTTTCTGACGAAGCTTCTGACGAG ATCGCTGACGGAAGGAACCAGTCCCGAGAAGAGAAGCCCGCAATTATCTCTGAGCCCAAGGCCAAA aatgatgatggcgaagaaTTCTTCAAG CTTTCAGAGTATCGACGCCTCACCGTTCGCACATTCAAGGGCAAAACGCTCGTTGACATCCGAGAGATGTACAAGGACAAGTCGTCTGGAGCACTCAAGCCCGGATCCAAAGGTATCAGCCTGACCGCAGAGCAG TGGGAGATACTGAGGAATAATATCCAAAatgtggatgagatggtCAAAAAGGTCCAAAAgtga